Genomic window (Streptomyces sp. TG1A-60):
CGGACGCTGTACGTGGGTCGCTGTTCGACGATCTGTACGCACGGGAGTCTAGGCCCTGCTAAGGAGACCGTAAGCAGCCCGTCACGGCTCGGCACGCCCCGGGGCGCGGGCCCGGCCGTGCCCGGCCGTTCCGGTTCGGCCGGTCGGCACGGCGTGGTGGGGTTTTCCCCGGGGCTGCGGGGCGGTCCGCCTCATGGCGCGGGCGGGGGCGGGCGGGCAGGCTGGTCGGCATGACCGATGCCCTCGCCTCCTCGACCGGCTCCGGACGGTCGAACAGCCGTCCGGAGCCCGCCAGCCACACGCCTTCCGAGCCGCTGCCGCCCGCGCGGTTCGCGTTCGAGGGGCAGACGTGGCGGGAGATCGCGCATCTGCTGGCGAACCTGCCGTTGGCGCTGTTCGGGTTCGTGTATGTGATGACGGCGCTGTCCACCAGTGTCTTCCTGACGCTGACGGTGATCGGTTTCCCGCTGCTCGCCGCCGCGCTGATGGGCGCCCGGCAGCTGGGCCGACTGGAGCGGGCGCGGGCCCGCACGCTGCTGCGGGTGCGGGTGGACGAGCCGAGCCCGCTGCCGTTCCGTAACCGCCGGGCGGGCGAGGGGTTCGTCACGCAGGTGTGGATGAGCGTGAAGGATCCGGTCGGCTGGCGTTCGATGCTCTACGAGCTGATTCGGATGCCGTGGAGCGTCGCGACGTTCGCCATCACCCTCACGGGGCTGTTCGTGGCGTGGCCGGTGCTGCCGTACATCGTGCGCGGGCTGACGAACGTGGACCGGGCGATGGTGCGCGGCCTGCTGTCGCCCTCCGACGAACTGGAGCGCCGGATCGCCGAACTGGAGTCCGACCGGGGGGTCGTCGTCGACACCGCGGCGGCCGATCTGCGGCGTATCGAGCGGGATCTGCACGACGGGGCGCAGGCGCGGCTGGTGAACCTGGCGATGGGGCTCGGTCTGGCGAAGGAGAAGTTGCTGGAGGACCCCGACGCGGCGGCCTCGATGGTGGCGGAGGCGCACGGCGAGGTGAAGCTGGCGCTTCAGGAGCTGCGGGATCTGGCGCGGGGCATCCATCCGGCCGTCCTGACGGACCGGGGGCTCGACGCGGCGCTGTCGGCGGTCGCCTCGCGGTGCACCGCGCCGGTGAAGGTGACCGTCGATCTCGCCGTCCGGCCCGCCGCCGCCATCGAGGGCATCGCGTACTTCACCGTGTCCGAGTTGCTGCAGAACGTCAGCAAGCACAGTGGGGCGAAGTCGGCCGCCGTGGACGTCTGGCGGTCCGACGACCGGCTGCTGATCCAGGTCTGGGACGACGGCTGCGGCGGGGCCGACCTCAACGGCGGCACGGGCGTCGCCGGCCTCGCGGAACGGCTCGACGCCGTCGACGGGCTCTTCGTCATCGAGTCACCGGTGGGCGGGCCGACGACGATCACGGCGGAGTTGCCGTGGCGGGAGCGTTGACGTCGACATCGATGTCGACCGGGTGGCGGTGAGGGCGGGGTCGGGTGCGTCGCGGGGCGGGGCCGTGCATGGGCGCTGACCGTGCGTCGCGGCCCGGCCGACCGGGGCGGGTGGGGTGGGCGGGGTGGGGAAAACCCCCGTGCCGAGACGCCGATGTGCTCCATGGTCCGGGCGGCTGGGGGCGAGCACTGTGGGAGTACGGCATCCGAAGTGCGGGACGATCAGAGACGGGCGAGGGCGATGGCCACGGAGTACGGACGCGGGTACGAGAGGTGGGGCGGGGAGCGGCGGCATCGGCTGCCGGCCGGGTTGCGGGCGCCGATCGAGGCACGCACCTGGCGGGAGTTCGGATATGTGCTGCTGGGGCTCCCGATCGGGATTCTGCTGTTCACGTACGCCGTGACGATGCTGTCCGTCGGCGCGGGCCTGCTGGTCACCTTCCTCGGGGTGCCGGTGCTGGCGGCGGGGCTGGCCGGGTGCCGGGGGTTCGGCGCGCTGGAGCGGGCGCGGGCGCGGGCGCTGCTCGGGGTGGAGGTGGACCCGCCGGAGCCGTTGCCCATGAAGGGGCGCGGGGCGATGGCGTGGATGGGCGCCGTGCTCCGCAGCGGGTCCTCGTGGCGGCACCTGCTGTACGCGGTCGTGCAGTTCCCGTGGTCCGTGTTCTCGTTCGCGGTGGCGGTGAGCTTCTGGACGTACGGCTGGGCGCTGCTGACGTATCCGCTGTGGTTCTGGGTCTTCCCCGTGTGGGCCGGGCAGGACGGGTTGCAGCTGTACGGGGACGAGACGCACTCCGTGTACCTCGACAACCCGTTCGAGGTGACCGTGACCGCACTGGTGGGGCTGCTCTTCACCGTGGCCACCCCGTGGATCCTGCGGGCGCTGACGATGGTCGACCGGGTGAGCGTGACCGCGTTGCTCGGGCCGTCGCGGCTGGGGGCGCGGGTGGTGGAGCTGGAGTCGGACCGGGGGGTCGTGGTCGACACGGCTGCCGCCGATCTGCGGCGTATCGAGCGGAATCTGCACGATGGCGCGCAGGCTCGACTGGCGGCGCTGGCCATGGAGCTGGGGCTGGCGCAGGAGAAGATGGCGGAGGATCCGCGGGCGGCGGCGGTGATGGTGGACTCGGCGCACGGGGAAGTGAAGACGGCGTTGCGGGAGCTGCGGGAGCTGGCGCGGGGCATCCATCCGGCCGTGCTCACCGACCGGGGGCTCGACGCGGCGCTGTCGGCGGTCGCCTCGCGGTGTGCGGTGCCGGTGGTGGTGGACGTGGATCTGCCGGCGCGGCCGGTGCCGGCGATCGAGGGGATCGCGTACTTCACCGTGTCGGAGCTGCTCCAGAACGTGAGCGGGCACGCGGGGGCTTCGCGCGCGACCGTGGATGTGTGGAAGGTCGAGGACCGGCTGATGCTCCAGGTCATGGACGACGGCATGGGAGGCGCCGACACCGCGTCCGGGTCCGGTCTCGCGGGGCTGGCCGAGCGGATCGGTGCCGTCGACGGAATCCTGATCGTCGACTCACCGGCCGGCGGCCCCACACGCGTGACGGCGGAGCTGCCGTGGCGGGCGGCGCGAGGGAGCGGGGCTGCGAGCGCCGGCTCGGGGAGGGCCTGACGGTGGGCCGAGGTCGGTGCCTTGCGGCGGCCTGGGAAGGGGCGGCCTCATCGTGGCGGCCCGAGAGGAGAACCTGAGGCGGCGACCTGAGAGGTGGCGGCGACCCGAGGGGGCTGAGCGCGGTGCCCGACGGCCGCCTCGTGGCACGGCAGGCGCGCTTGCCCCTCAAGGAGCGGCGTCCGGTGCGTGCTCTCGGCGTGTCGGCCGGAAGGCCTTGTACCGGACGGGTGCATGGGCTTTCGGCCGGTGCGGTGAGAGGGCGTGCCGGGCGTCACGACGGGGCGGACGTTGCCTGTCGCGGCAGACAACCAGGGAGGTGGCCTGACGGCAGCGCGGCCTGGTGGGGCCCTGACCGTGGTGCCAGAAGCGCGTCCAGGGGTTCTCGTCCCTGGGCGCGCCTCCGTGTCTCACCCCGGCGCGTATCCGTGCCCCCCTCCGACGGCGCGGCCCGGGGGCGAGCCCCCTGCCTCGCCGGCACAGGGATGGCAATCGGCCACTTCACAGCCGCTTCCTGCCCCTGTTTTCTCGTCGTCGGAGCGCCTGGGCGGTCCGATGCTGGAATGCTGGTGTCTGCTGTGCGGGCCGGGCCGAGGTCGAGGGTCGGCGGGGGTGGGTGTCGGTTGCCGTGGGGGGAATCAGGCGTGGAGGACAGCGTGCGGGTGGTCATCGCCGAGGATTCGGTGCTGTTGAGGGAGGGGCTGACGCGGCTGTTGACCGACCGGGGGCACGAGGTCGTGGCGGGGGTCGGGGACGGGGAGGCGCTGATCAAGACGATCACGGATCTCGCGGCCCAGGGAGACCTCCCGGACGTGGTCGTGGCGGACGTACGGATGCCGCCGACGCACACGGACGAGGGCGTGCGGGCCGCCGTACAGCTGCGGAAGCAGCACGGGGAGCTGGGGGTGCTCGTACTGTCGCAGTACGTGGAGGAGCGGTACGCC
Coding sequences:
- a CDS encoding sensor domain-containing protein, encoding MTDALASSTGSGRSNSRPEPASHTPSEPLPPARFAFEGQTWREIAHLLANLPLALFGFVYVMTALSTSVFLTLTVIGFPLLAAALMGARQLGRLERARARTLLRVRVDEPSPLPFRNRRAGEGFVTQVWMSVKDPVGWRSMLYELIRMPWSVATFAITLTGLFVAWPVLPYIVRGLTNVDRAMVRGLLSPSDELERRIAELESDRGVVVDTAAADLRRIERDLHDGAQARLVNLAMGLGLAKEKLLEDPDAAASMVAEAHGEVKLALQELRDLARGIHPAVLTDRGLDAALSAVASRCTAPVKVTVDLAVRPAAAIEGIAYFTVSELLQNVSKHSGAKSAAVDVWRSDDRLLIQVWDDGCGGADLNGGTGVAGLAERLDAVDGLFVIESPVGGPTTITAELPWRER
- a CDS encoding sensor domain-containing protein; this encodes MATEYGRGYERWGGERRHRLPAGLRAPIEARTWREFGYVLLGLPIGILLFTYAVTMLSVGAGLLVTFLGVPVLAAGLAGCRGFGALERARARALLGVEVDPPEPLPMKGRGAMAWMGAVLRSGSSWRHLLYAVVQFPWSVFSFAVAVSFWTYGWALLTYPLWFWVFPVWAGQDGLQLYGDETHSVYLDNPFEVTVTALVGLLFTVATPWILRALTMVDRVSVTALLGPSRLGARVVELESDRGVVVDTAAADLRRIERNLHDGAQARLAALAMELGLAQEKMAEDPRAAAVMVDSAHGEVKTALRELRELARGIHPAVLTDRGLDAALSAVASRCAVPVVVDVDLPARPVPAIEGIAYFTVSELLQNVSGHAGASRATVDVWKVEDRLMLQVMDDGMGGADTASGSGLAGLAERIGAVDGILIVDSPAGGPTRVTAELPWRAARGSGAASAGSGRA